A single window of Paenibacillus sp. SYP-B4298 DNA harbors:
- a CDS encoding XkdQ/YqbQ family protein, with amino-acid sequence MFEVYVDNRDGTVWDLSRIIASMKIKSGRVGKATIVDISFVKNSPFSDPTFRYGCGDIIRIRKDNLNIFYGFIFSVDEDEHDAVKITAYDQVRYLMNKDSMYTTNLTATQMVQKIVQETQLNAGTLADTKHVIPKIAEDNQSYIDMICKALDTTMLAGKGLYVFYDDFGSLTLRPLAEMALDIVIGEKSLMYSYKDKRSIDNDTYNQIKLYQDNKEKGVREDHVLKDSASIAKWGVLQLYQSVDEKMNAAQIKEMQDKLMQLKNREKRSLKVDALGDIRIRAGHVIWLAFESKGIKQQYVVNECTHTFDGDKHTMSLDLVVYGTYRGGAG; translated from the coding sequence ATGTTTGAAGTATATGTCGACAACCGTGACGGCACGGTCTGGGATCTCTCCCGGATCATCGCGAGCATGAAGATCAAGAGCGGGCGGGTCGGTAAGGCGACCATCGTTGACATCAGCTTTGTTAAAAACTCGCCGTTCTCCGATCCCACCTTCAGATACGGCTGCGGCGACATCATCCGCATCCGCAAGGACAATCTCAATATCTTCTATGGCTTCATCTTCAGCGTGGATGAGGATGAGCACGACGCGGTCAAGATCACCGCATATGATCAAGTCAGATACCTCATGAACAAGGACAGCATGTATACGACAAACCTTACCGCCACACAGATGGTGCAGAAAATCGTGCAGGAAACGCAGCTCAATGCCGGCACACTGGCGGATACGAAGCACGTCATCCCTAAGATCGCCGAGGACAATCAGTCCTATATTGATATGATCTGTAAGGCGCTGGACACGACCATGTTGGCTGGTAAGGGGCTGTATGTCTTCTATGATGATTTCGGCAGCTTAACGCTGCGCCCGCTGGCGGAGATGGCGCTCGACATCGTCATCGGCGAGAAGAGCCTCATGTACTCGTACAAGGACAAGCGGTCGATCGATAATGATACGTATAACCAGATCAAACTCTACCAGGACAACAAGGAGAAAGGTGTCCGCGAGGATCATGTGCTGAAGGATAGCGCGTCGATCGCCAAATGGGGCGTGCTGCAGCTCTATCAGAGCGTCGACGAGAAGATGAACGCGGCGCAGATCAAGGAGATGCAGGACAAGCTCATGCAGCTCAAGAACCGGGAGAAGCGCTCGCTCAAGGTCGATGCGCTGGGGGATATTCGCATCCGGGCGGGGCATGTAATTTGGTTAGCCTTTGAATCTAAAGGCATCAAGCAGCAGTATGTGGTCAACGAATGCACACATACCTTCGACGGCGACAAACATACCATGTCCCTTGACCTGGTAGTGTACGGGACTTACAGGGGAGGTGCAGGATGA
- a CDS encoding DUF2577 domain-containing protein: protein MSLVDMIKQIGLGAMDAQQPVTVLFASVTNINPLEVSAGPRMTLPEDFLIVPENLKEQKLQIGSTEYIIRKPLQKGDRVALLRVQGGLSYYVLDRVVDGG, encoded by the coding sequence ATGAGCCTGGTAGACATGATTAAGCAAATAGGCTTAGGGGCAATGGACGCCCAGCAGCCGGTGACGGTATTGTTTGCTTCCGTCACCAATATAAATCCTCTGGAAGTCAGCGCGGGCCCGCGTATGACGCTGCCGGAGGATTTTTTGATTGTGCCGGAAAACCTGAAGGAACAGAAGCTCCAGATCGGCAGCACAGAGTACATCATCCGTAAGCCGTTGCAGAAGGGCGACAGGGTGGCGCTGCTGCGCGTGCAGGGAGGGCTGAGTTATTACGTATTGGATAGGGTGGTGGATGGTGGATGA
- a CDS encoding DUF2634 domain-containing protein, giving the protein MIPTGGIPADAEFDDSSQPSRTYKLDLARGRVTGMVDELEAVKQAVYKALRTDRFFHFIYSSNYGSEVQINRANLELERWVNEALLQDDRISAVEDYRITVEGDSALMEFTVVSTAGRFTVSQEVG; this is encoded by the coding sequence ATGATACCGACAGGAGGCATTCCGGCTGACGCGGAGTTTGATGATAGCTCGCAGCCCAGCCGGACATATAAGCTCGATCTAGCACGGGGCCGGGTGACTGGCATGGTGGATGAGCTCGAAGCGGTCAAGCAGGCGGTCTATAAGGCGCTGCGCACGGACCGCTTTTTTCATTTCATTTATTCGTCCAATTACGGTTCAGAAGTGCAGATTAATAGAGCGAATCTGGAGCTCGAGCGGTGGGTTAACGAGGCTCTGCTGCAGGATGACCGTATCAGCGCTGTCGAGGACTACAGGATCACGGTGGAGGGCGACAGCGCCTTGATGGAGTTTACCGTCGTATCCACTGCTGGCCGCTTTACAGTTTCTCAGGAGGTGGGATGA
- a CDS encoding baseplate J/gp47 family protein encodes MYEAYSYDFLLARMLERVPNTVDKREGSIIYDALAPAAAELAQMYTELDLNLALSFADTASGEYLTRRAAEFGVIRSPATKARRRGEFRDSSDAPVSVPLGSRFSVEGTAYVTVEQLGTGAAVLECETAGAIGNQHFGQLLPIDYVAGLARAELADILIPGADEESDNALRERYYSAVNEPAFGGNVADYKQEINAISGVGACKVYPAWAGGGTVKATLIAADWSAPTAALVNQVQTIMDPTVNSGQGLGLAPIGHQVTIAGAQPVTVNMETTLTLAAGMTPGQIQDDVAAVFLAYLLDLRKDWSNQPQLVVRTAQLDARILTIGGIEDVADTKLNGAAANLTLGGDEIPSAGKVTLHV; translated from the coding sequence ATGTACGAGGCATATTCTTATGATTTTTTGTTGGCACGGATGCTTGAGCGCGTACCCAATACGGTAGATAAGCGCGAAGGCTCTATAATCTATGACGCACTGGCCCCGGCAGCCGCGGAGCTAGCGCAGATGTATACCGAGCTGGATCTGAATCTCGCGCTCTCTTTTGCAGACACGGCGAGCGGAGAATATCTGACCAGGCGGGCTGCAGAATTTGGCGTGATTCGTTCGCCTGCGACCAAGGCGCGAAGACGTGGGGAATTCCGGGACAGTAGCGATGCTCCGGTCAGCGTCCCCCTCGGCAGCCGCTTTAGCGTTGAGGGTACGGCCTATGTCACGGTGGAGCAGTTGGGCACCGGGGCCGCTGTTCTGGAGTGTGAGACGGCGGGGGCGATCGGCAACCAGCATTTCGGCCAGTTGCTGCCTATTGATTATGTCGCAGGCTTGGCACGCGCGGAGCTGGCTGACATCCTGATTCCGGGAGCGGATGAGGAGAGCGACAATGCGCTGCGGGAACGCTACTATTCTGCCGTCAACGAGCCGGCATTCGGCGGCAACGTGGCCGACTACAAGCAGGAGATCAATGCGATCAGCGGCGTAGGTGCCTGCAAGGTGTACCCGGCCTGGGCGGGTGGAGGAACGGTCAAGGCGACGCTAATCGCTGCGGACTGGTCTGCTCCCACGGCTGCCTTGGTCAATCAGGTGCAGACCATAATGGACCCAACCGTCAACAGCGGGCAGGGACTTGGCCTGGCTCCGATCGGCCACCAGGTGACGATTGCTGGAGCACAGCCAGTCACGGTCAACATGGAGACGACGCTGACGCTGGCTGCCGGCATGACACCAGGACAGATACAGGATGATGTAGCAGCGGTGTTCTTGGCCTATCTGCTGGATCTCCGCAAGGATTGGTCGAATCAGCCACAACTCGTCGTTCGGACGGCGCAGCTTGACGCACGCATTCTGACCATTGGTGGCATTGAGGATGTGGCCGATACCAAGCTTAACGGCGCAGCGGCCAATCTGACGCTGGGCGGGGATGAGATTCCGTCAGCAGGGAAGGTGACGCTGCATGTCTAA
- a CDS encoding putative phage tail protein: protein MSNPVKEYWPEIYQTIKDFEELAKTEDVELQLLEGAVAQQLADQFVLTSTVQAIRRRELMLGIKADPTTETLEFRRRRILNRYQTKPPFTIRFLQQQLDMLAGSGMTLASVDVQNFILTITTNVSNAGVFAEISHTVETTKPANLVYQQIAALDGEIELEEQIGIKSVSWQYKLDGSWQLGATPFATYGAEVAIK from the coding sequence ATGTCTAACCCGGTCAAGGAATATTGGCCTGAGATATATCAGACCATAAAGGATTTTGAGGAGCTCGCCAAGACGGAAGACGTTGAGCTGCAACTGCTGGAGGGAGCCGTTGCGCAGCAGCTCGCAGATCAGTTTGTCCTGACGTCGACTGTGCAGGCTATCCGTCGACGCGAGCTGATGCTCGGGATTAAGGCAGACCCGACGACCGAGACGCTCGAATTTCGCAGGCGCCGTATCCTCAACCGCTACCAGACCAAGCCGCCGTTCACGATCCGATTTTTACAGCAGCAGCTCGACATGCTGGCCGGCTCCGGCATGACGCTTGCATCCGTCGACGTGCAGAACTTCATTCTGACGATCACGACCAACGTCAGCAATGCAGGAGTGTTTGCCGAGATTTCACACACCGTTGAGACGACCAAGCCCGCCAACCTGGTCTATCAGCAGATCGCGGCGCTTGATGGTGAGATTGAGCTGGAGGAGCAGATCGGAATAAAGTCGGTGAGTTGGCAATACAAGCTGGACGGTAGTTGGCAGCTTGGAGCTACGCCATTTGCCACATACGGGGCGGAGGTGGCGATCAAATGA
- a CDS encoding ketopantoate hydroxymethyltransferase yields the protein MISSILLAELAEHVDQRIAKVVLNGTYEISDFRVKEVTASTLALNYFVPVSEVSLITRIELQDAAGTVLTSNEVYVPITADHIMLHTITVREAE from the coding sequence ATGATAAGCTCTATTCTTCTAGCAGAGCTGGCTGAGCACGTCGATCAGCGAATTGCCAAGGTGGTGCTGAATGGCACATATGAGATCAGCGACTTCCGCGTCAAGGAAGTCACGGCCAGTACATTGGCGCTGAATTACTTTGTTCCGGTGTCGGAGGTGTCGCTGATCACCCGCATCGAGTTACAGGACGCCGCGGGCACGGTGCTGACCTCCAACGAGGTGTACGTGCCGATTACAGCAGACCACATCATGCTCCATACAATAACGGTAAGGGAGGCCGAGTGA
- a CDS encoding phage holin family protein, with the protein MIKQIGQTVLTAAVGSSGKETAVGGIVAAVGTFLAASLGGWDVALKLLVYCMVIDYATGFLGAIKTKSLNSEVMFWGGVRKGVVMLVVGLTVQLDLFLGNDSPLYRTLALYFYIGREGLSIIENLGVLNVMVPSAVKERLQQLNGKDDNQ; encoded by the coding sequence GTGATCAAACAAATCGGACAAACAGTATTGACGGCCGCGGTGGGATCAAGCGGCAAGGAGACGGCGGTTGGAGGGATCGTCGCGGCGGTAGGGACGTTCTTGGCGGCATCGCTGGGGGGGTGGGATGTTGCGCTGAAGCTGCTGGTATATTGCATGGTGATCGACTATGCTACGGGGTTTCTTGGCGCGATCAAAACGAAAAGCCTGAATAGTGAAGTAATGTTCTGGGGCGGCGTCCGCAAGGGTGTGGTTATGCTGGTCGTAGGACTGACGGTGCAATTGGATCTGTTCCTGGGCAACGACAGCCCGCTCTATCGGACGCTAGCTCTTTACTTCTACATTGGACGCGAGGGGCTGTCGATCATTGAAAACCTGGGCGTACTGAATGTCATGGTTCCGTCGGCAGTCAAAGAGCGTCTGCAGCAACTCAACGGAAAGGATGATAACCAATGA